TAAAACTTCAGTGCTTCCCTATCTATCTGAAGGTTTGTTCGTATCTTATTCTTCTAGCTTTTTATTGGCTTTCATATTTCTTTATATTCCTTCACATGTGTTGCATGTTGTGGTATAGGGTTCTTTCCCTGTGAACTAAAATGGGATGTTCGTAAGTTTTATAGGTATCTTTTCTGTTAGATATGGTCATGTATGTGGTTCATGTTCTCTCATTCTTGAAGATGCTTGGTACACTAATACTACTACTGGTAGGTATATTTGCGATATGGCTTTATAGTATCTATCGTCAATATCCTTAACAACTAGTTATGATCCGTGATTTACTTTTGAAGTTGCATTGCTTATCCCCTTTCAGGCTTTGAACAAGGAAGGCGCATCTACAATGTATGTATGGGTTATCCAAGGGCAGGgcttaacgtttttttttttttcaatttcgtGGGACCCTTTGCTTGACCGTTTTCTATTTATTTTTGAAGGTAAAATTCAAGCAGTCACTTCCTTGAGTTGCACATCTCATATCTGTCTGACCGTTATAAATGCATTACCCTTTGGTTGCATTAATATTACAAGTTTAATTAAGCCAGGGCTTTGTTTGACAGAGGTAATAGATAATAACAGTCGTTTATTCATCGagaatacatatatattttacgCTTGAGGCATACCACTATAATAGTATGCTGCTATATTTCTGTCTTGGACCAGGATCGATTCTTATAAAGTGAGTTTCCTCAGTAAATCATGTTTTTTTGCATGGTTGGTAGGTCAAAGAAACCAAGGAAATTGCTATGATCGCTCCTAGACAATACAAAAGTGTCCACCCTACATGATCTTGCTCAGGATGGCAACAAGCATCTTCGGTTTCCACT
This genomic window from Rutidosis leptorrhynchoides isolate AG116_Rl617_1_P2 chromosome 2, CSIRO_AGI_Rlap_v1, whole genome shotgun sequence contains:
- the LOC139894271 gene encoding uncharacterized protein; this translates as MVDRFLKLQCFPIYLKVSFLLDMVMYVVHVLSFLKMLGTLILLLALNKEGASTMYVWVIQGQGLTFFFFSISWDPLLDRFLFIFEGKIQAVTSLSCTSHICLTVINALPFGCINITSLIKPGLCLTEVKETKEIAMIAPRQYKSVHPT